GCACTTCCTCGACGAGCTTGCTTTCGTCTTCGCTCAGGTTGCCGCTTGTTTTGGCGGCCAGCATCTCGATGACACCGATGATGACCTGGGCTTCGGCCGGGTTCTTTTCGATGTTCGAGCCGGCCGGACTCGGCGCGGCGCCGAGAAACATGAGCGCCTGGGTCGCCAGCCCGATCACGAAGCTCGAGAACGTGATCGGCGGCGCACCGCCTTCCGGGCTATTCGGACTGTTTTGCGGTGACACGGCCTGCGAACCTCCTCGGCATCATCGCCGGAAGCTAGCAGAAGAAGTTCGGGGCTTCATCCGCGGTGCTGCAGAGGCCGTCGACCGGGCGGAAAGCCCCGGACGAGGTCGATGTGAGAGTTTTGACAGCCTGGGACGCCATTCCTATCATCCAGCGCCGCACCTCGGACCGAGCGGCCTTTTCATGCCTCTCCCCAGTCAGGTTGCCGCCGGAACACTCGAGCTCATCGGAAACAGTCCGGTCGTCGAGCTCGCATGCATCTCGGATCCTTCGTCCGCGCAGATCTTCGGAAAGCTCGAATCGTTCAATCCGGGCGGAAGCGTCAAGGACCGCATCTGCCTTGCGATGATCGAATCCGCCGAGCAGGACGGCCGGCTCCTTCCCGGAGGAACGATCGTCGAGCCGACCAGCGGCAACACCGGGATCGGGCTGGCGATGGTCGCAGCGGCGCGCGGCTATCGGCTGATCCTTACGATGCCCGACACGATGAGCGAGGAGCGGCGCAGCCTGCTCGGTGCGTACGGCGCCGAGCTCGTGCTGATGCCCGACGAAAACGGCATGACGGCGGCGATCGACGAAGCCCACCGCATCGCCGAACGAAACCCGGGGTTTTTCATGCCGGCGCAGTTCTCGAATCCCGCCAATCCCGAAGCGCACCGGCGCACCACGGCGCGCGAAATCCTCGAGCAATGTCCGCGCATCGACGCGTTCGTTGCCGGAGTCGGAACGGGCGGAACGATCACCGGCGTCGGCAGCGTGCTCAAGGCGCAGCGACCGCACGCGCGAATCGTCGCTGTCGAGCCGTCGGCGTCGGCCGTGCTCTCGGGCGGAACGCCCGGCCTTCATCGCATCCAGGGCATCGGTGCCGGCTTCGTCCCGGCGAACCTCGACCGCCGGCTGATCGACGAGATCATTGCCGTCGACGACGACGACGCCGAAGCGATGACGCGGCGCCTCGCATCCGAGGAAGGAATCCTGGTCGGCATTTCGTCGGGTGCGGCGGCGATTGCCGCCGTGCGTGTCGCCGCCACGCTGCCCGCCGACGCGATCGTGCTCTGCATGCTGTGCGACAGCGGTGAACGTTACCTGACGACGAAGCTGTTCGAGCGCGGCGGCCTATGAGCACAATGCACCGAGGCGAAGACGAACGATGATCGCGGGCGAAGTTGCGGCGTCACGAATGCGCCTGCACGAGATCCTCGCCGAGATGGGCTCGGCGGTGATCGCGTATTCGGGAGGCGTCGATTCGACGCTGCTCGTGCGCGCCGCCGCCGACGTGCACGGCTTTCAGTTCGTCGCGCTGACGACGAGCTCGTCGACCAACACCGACGAAGAAGTCGCCGATGCGACGCGGCTGGCGGCGGACATCGGCGTACGCCACATCGTCGTCGACGTCGACGAGCTCGCGACGCCGGGCTACGCGGAAAATCCGCCGAACCGATGCTACCTGTGCAAGCAGACCCTTTATCCGGTGTGCGCGCGCATCGCGGCGGACGAAGGGTTTTTGTGGATTGCCGACGGCGTCAATACCGACGACCTCAAGGATTATCGGCCGGGGCTCGCCGCCGCCGTCGAGCACGGCGTGCGCCATCCGCTCGTCGAAGCGGGCCTGTCGAAAGCTCTGGTGCGCGAGCTTTCACGGCACTACGGTCTTCCGACCGCGGACCAGCCTGCATCGCCGTGCCTGTCGTCGCGTTTTCCGTACGGCACGGCCATCACCCGGGAAGGACTCGCGCAGGTTGCGGCGGCCGAAGCCGCGCTGCGTGCGCTCGGATTCCTCGAGCTGCGCGTTCGCTAC
The genomic region above belongs to Candidatus Limnocylindrales bacterium and contains:
- the larE gene encoding ATP-dependent sacrificial sulfur transferase LarE — translated: MIAGEVAASRMRLHEILAEMGSAVIAYSGGVDSTLLVRAAADVHGFQFVALTTSSSTNTDEEVADATRLAADIGVRHIVVDVDELATPGYAENPPNRCYLCKQTLYPVCARIAADEGFLWIADGVNTDDLKDYRPGLAAAVEHGVRHPLVEAGLSKALVRELSRHYGLPTADQPASPCLSSRFPYGTAITREGLAQVAAAEAALRALGFLELRVRYLGSTARVEVSAPEVARLGDPSTRDRVRAAVLAAGFADVVLSDRPLRSGSLNDALTKTTIDSAVPPRESGPRPS
- the cysK gene encoding cysteine synthase A; this encodes MPLPSQVAAGTLELIGNSPVVELACISDPSSAQIFGKLESFNPGGSVKDRICLAMIESAEQDGRLLPGGTIVEPTSGNTGIGLAMVAAARGYRLILTMPDTMSEERRSLLGAYGAELVLMPDENGMTAAIDEAHRIAERNPGFFMPAQFSNPANPEAHRRTTAREILEQCPRIDAFVAGVGTGGTITGVGSVLKAQRPHARIVAVEPSASAVLSGGTPGLHRIQGIGAGFVPANLDRRLIDEIIAVDDDDAEAMTRRLASEEGILVGISSGAAAIAAVRVAATLPADAIVLCMLCDSGERYLTTKLFERGGL
- a CDS encoding DUF1844 domain-containing protein — its product is MSPQNSPNSPEGGAPPITFSSFVIGLATQALMFLGAAPSPAGSNIEKNPAEAQVIIGVIEMLAAKTSGNLSEDESKLVEEVLFELRMRYVNETRSTAAQSGKTQEDSKS